In Aphis gossypii isolate Hap1 unplaced genomic scaffold, ASM2018417v2 Contig00466, whole genome shotgun sequence, the genomic stretch TCTACAGCATTCAGTATGGTTCTTAATGGTATATGTGTCAGATGATTTTGAACCAGTTTCTTGgaagaacattattttagattgtaaAAGGACGATATCCGCATTAATGtgagtttcatatttttttaaagacctTATACTGTGTGACATGCAGGAGAGTGGCATGTTGTGTGTCATAATTCTAGAAAAACGCGGAAAAAGAGCACAACTTGGTGTCCTGAGTCTGCACATCTCATGTTCAACTTTTGCAGAAGGTTTTGGTGGCTTTGCAGGAAAGTAATCTATACGCAAACCTTGAGCAGAAGTTGCTCGACTACAtcctacatataacatattgcaCTTCAAGAATTTTTGGGGTATATGAAATGCTACAGATTGATATGTGGCACCTTGACTTTTGTGTACCGTCAATGCCAAAGCTTCCACTAAGGGCAATTGCATTCTAGTTACTTTATGGTGCTCTGCATTACCGAgttgaaattctaattttataatttcaattggtGTCCACTTGCACATATAATCTGTGTGTTCGCCTTCGggttttagtttgttttttatcttcTGTCTGGTTAGTGACCCCACATCTGGCTCATCAAACTTGATCCAAACTCTTTTTGCAACTTCTTTACCTCCTGCAGTCTGTCCTTTGTTTATTTGCATGAGTTCTCCGATTGCACCGTTCACTATGCCGTCTTCGGTTGAAATGTTTGCTATCACCATTTATTTAGctgtttcttttaaaactaacCTTAAAGCTAAACCCGTAGTGTTTTGTCGTGGCAGTTTCTTGGCAGATTCAATATCCGATCGTTTCGCAGACGTATCAATGGCTTCGGATATGAAACTAACTCGATTCATAGAGTTAAGCACTCTCCTGTTCATTTCGTCGACTTCGTTATTAGTAGCCCAAAGATGCATTACTTGTGGTTGAAAAGTAATGTCTAGGTGGGTTATAagattttggaaatattttacatcagcTTCCTCCAACTGTCCTCTGGCCAACTTTGTTAACATCATTGCAAATTGTTTGTCATCTTTTTGGCGCATTATTTCAGTCAACTCATAAAACTTGAATGTTTCCCAAATAGATTTAATCGATAACATTTCTACAGCACTTGGAAATTTAGACAATATTTCTTCAAAACTATCGTACAATGGTGTTGCTAATACCGGTGCTAATTGAAAGAAATCGCCAAAcactattacatttatgtCCCCAAAcggtttatttattcttaatatagaCCTCAATCGTTGATCAATGTATCCCAGTGTTTTTATGCCAACCATGGAAATTTCATCAATtatcaaaagttttacattGGCAAACTGACAACGTagtgtatttgaaatatctgaACTTAACTTTGGTAACAATCCGGAAATTGATTCAATGGTAATTTGAATGCGGAATGAAGTGTTAATCCTTTTATTCCATATGCAGCTTTACCTGTTGGTGCTGTCAGCAATACGGGAGGTGATAGATCATCTATATCTTGTCTAAGATTTGCTATCCGAATTACAGATTGTGCTAATGCACGTATAAGCATTGACTTTCCAGCTCCCGCTGGTCCAGTGACAAATACCTTCATCGCAGGATGACCTTATCCCCACAATTGACTTCTTATGACATTAGTTGTATGATATAAGAGTTGGTGTTGACCGTCGTTTAGACATCCAATTAAGTCTTTAAACTGTTCATTGTCTATCAGGTGCACTATTATCTTACCATCATCTTTAGGTGAATCTACATCTGATGTATTggtattttcaacataatctCCAACATCGTTTATTAGTACATCGTCTGGTACCCAATCTTCATCGTCTACAAGCTGATTATTGTTACGGCCTTGTTCTCCTTCtatttgaatttcattatCGTCTAATTGGGTTTCTTCTACTTTATTAAACTGttggtacaatttttatttgatcaatgTTTGTTTCATACACTTGTTTACAGTTAATATCTAACAAATCAGTTTTTTTCATCGCGCcatggtaaaaataacataatattttctctgTAAAAGtcttgttcatttttatccaCATTAAACCTAACATACCGTatgatttttctgattttacgTTTATGTATACTTGTTTGGTTTGGTTTCCGATTAGAGTGGAGTCAATCGGATAAGTGGTATCAGGTTCATTATCAGTGTCAGAATCAGAACTGTTGTTagccggttttttttttaccgcgaACTTCATAATTGGAGCCAAATTCTGCTAAAGTTACATCTTCAAGACTGTGTGGTCTACATGAATAGTATTCATTGAGACCGTCAAAGAAAATGTCGTCAGATTTTGGATCCATTTCTCCTCTAACTGCCATTGGTTTCAACATTCGAGTTCTTTTATCAGGATGgctagtgtttataaatatatacccagTTGAAGTATTGCATTGCTTCATACCTAAGCAAGTGTACACTGCTTCCTGTGCAGAGATTTCTTGACTCCCTGAAAAAGTTGACGCTATTTTTTCAGTTGTTCTTTAACCGATAAATCAGTAGAAGACTTAAGATTTTCGACAATGTCTCtcattagttttgatattccaCGTTGGCTTTTTCCAATATACTCGATTACATATCTAACACAAGAATAAACGTCCAATATGAACTGTATATCCATGTTAGATTGCCATAacggaaataatttttcattgaatcCAGAAATCATTCGTTGTTTTATTGTACGTTTTAGAAAAACTGTTGGCCGTCTGATAACAGTTCGAATAAtggatttatattcattaacatctttaattgacaatttttgtaaaatgtcttCTAATGATGGATCTGAAGATGAATCACTGTCCTTGAAGTTCCTGAGGTATTGCAGaagtttttcatattgtaGTGTACGAATTTTTCTTGTGATCGGATTACTTATGTCTTCTTTTAGCGCAGTCAATATACAGGTTTCATCCATTGGCGGATATGGTATGTTGAAGCGAcactttttcatttgtttgtcTTTGTCAGTTCTATAACAAGTGTGTGTATGgctatgagtatttttatgcaaatactCATGGGCCGGACTGCCATCGTCTACCATACACGTAATGTATTTGTTGATAAGTGTTACACATGCACCAAAAGTTTCTGGTTTGGCTGGGTCGAAAACAGGTGCATTGTCTAACCACAATAGCATGTGTACATGTGGACTGCCCCTATGTTGATATTCGACACGATAAAAGAAATGTTTCACACTGTGTTCtttgaaataacatttttggacttgatcaatttaaaaagtgcTCTAAACCTATGATCAAAATAAGTAGCACAAACAACTGGGTCTTGTCGaattaaatctgatttttgtGCATAAGTTAGGACAGTATCATCAGACAACGTTTTGGAGTAACGCAGTTTATACAAAATCTTTAACAGATCAGTCCAAGTTGATTCACTAGGGCTAAATGTTAAGAATAATGTCGGTTGACCTTCTTGACGCACCAtggcaaaaacattttttctcatCGCTGCAAGATATGAAGGTGAATTTTGTACGTTGTGTAGCATTCGGTATCCTTGATCGTTATCtatcattttgtttagaaCAGCTGGATTTGCTACGTCATTCGCAGTTGTGtttccttttttgttttttcgtaaAACAATTTGCACATTGTTTGCAATGAGTTTTGAACTAAtactttgcatttaaaaacaagttaGATGAGTCCGATGCAAACCTTCGATCTACGTTCAGCAGTTCAGACCTTActacttttgaataattttttaaaggtgaTTTATTTGTACGTGGATGACCACCAAATAAATCAGGAAAAGCTTTTTCCTCTGCATGGTCATCAATAAGAATAGATGACGGTTTCATGCCTTCGCCTGGtg encodes the following:
- the LOC126554323 gene encoding uncharacterized protein LOC126554323; protein product: MVGIKTLGYIDQRLRSILRINKPFGDINVIVFGDFFQLAPVLATPLYDSFEEILSKFPSAVEMLSIKSIWETFKFYELTEIMRQKDDKQFAMMLTKLARGQLEEADVKYFQNLITHLDITFQPQVMHLWATNNEVDEMNRRVLNSMNRVSFISEAIDTSAKRSDIESAKKLPRQNTTGLALRLVLKETAK